Proteins encoded by one window of Actinomycetes bacterium:
- a CDS encoding co-chaperone GroES, with translation MSETVQPLGARVLVKLIEEESYTPSGLALPDTAKDKPQRSEVVAVGDDEEIKVAVGDRVFFARYTGTEGRLENQDYLILEAADLLAVRRTTGAAASAA, from the coding sequence ATGTCGGAGACGGTCCAGCCCCTCGGCGCTCGCGTGCTCGTCAAGCTGATCGAGGAGGAGAGCTACACCCCGAGCGGGCTCGCCCTGCCGGACACCGCCAAGGACAAGCCGCAGCGCAGCGAGGTCGTCGCCGTGGGCGACGACGAGGAGATCAAGGTTGCGGTGGGCGACCGGGTGTTCTTCGCCCGCTACACCGGCACCGAGGGGCGCCTGGAGAACCAGGACTACCTGATCCTGGAGGCCGCTGACCTGCTGGCCGTGCGGCGCACGACCGGCGCCGCTGCCAGCGCCGCCTGA